The segment ATTTTCTTTGTGTGGAGCTTTAAGCGGATTTTGATCAAAGAAACCGCCTTTTCTGCAAAAAGCATATCTAACATAATTGATATTATTTTTACTCATGGTTTTCTTAACCTGAGAAATTGTGGTTCCATCAGCTATCCATGCTACCTCACCGTTTCTTTTTATATCTCTAGATAACAATCCATTTTTTTCTTTAATATTGATGCTGTATTTTTCTTTTGATTTTATAAAGTTAAGTGGATTTTTTGTAAATTTAACATTATATACATTTCCTATGACTATATTTAAATACGCATCCTTAGCATGGTGTAAATCATTTATTTCTCTTGATTTTAGCATATCAAATTGATGTCTAAATTCACTGACTAAACCGGCTTTTACATATACTATCTCAGAATTCGGAAAAATATTTTCTAGTATTCTTGCAACTGCCTTAGTAGATTGCCTAGTTTCCACTAGCTGTCTATTTATAAACCCAGCTAGCTCTTCATCAGCAAATCCTGTCATTCTAGTTAATCTATATAGCTTTTCTTTAGTTATTAAGTTTTTCGACTCTAGCATAGTCCAAAAACCTTTCCTGGCATTTTGAATGTCTTGATTTATGGGATAGATATCTCCTTTTAATCTATTTGCGTTGCTCAAAACAAGAACTTTGTTATTATGTACACTATCGTCCTTAACTTTAGATTGAGGATAAATATGATCAATATCATAGGTATTATCCATTAATTTACTCAAATCAATTTTTTCTCCTGTATACATGCATCTCCCTAGTTGCATATAATACAAGAAATACCTCTCACTTTTTAGCCTGTCGTCTGGTTCATTATCTAACTTGCTAATTATCTCTTTATTTTGCTCTTTAAGCTCTCCATCTAGACTATCGTACAAATCTTTTATCTGCTGTTTTCTTGATTTAGTACGTTTTTTCTCTTGTTCTCCTCTTGCCATTTCAATAAATATTTTTATAGGTTCATTTTTCATTATACTTTTTATTTCTTTAACTATATCTAGAGTTCTATATATAGGTCTTTTAACAGCATTTGAAATATACATTTCTTCTAGCATTGTATTTATATTTGTAGGATATTGCTCGTAATATTCTTTATTGTGAAGCTCAATTTGCTTATAGAAATTAAACTGCTGAGATAGAAGCTGCATTAAATTGTAATTTGTATTCCATAAAGCTCCCACTAAAGTAACGTATTCTCCAGTTTCTGGTATTGTTGCTTGTACTCCTGAAAGTAACTTGTAAGAAAGTCTACCGTAATCTTTAAATTTCATATTTGCTATATATTTTATGTCTTCTTCTATTAAAGAAGGATATTCGGTTTTCAGATATTCCTGTAATCTCTTTTTATCCGTGGTAAAAGATATTCTAGAAATAATATTTTCTACTTGTGCTTCATTTAGTATCCCTTGAGTCAACAGCTTTCTAAATTTATGATATGAACTAAGTGAAGATTTTATATCATCATCTATTCCTCTTACTTCATCATGTGCTTGCATATAGTTATTGCTAACAAGCCAATCCTTTAATCTTTTTTTAGTAATTTTCTTTTGACTATTTTCAAATAAATCTTTATATAAATGCTGTTTGCATTCAATAGTTATTGGATAATCTGATATTTTTATATTATTGATTTCATTAAGCACCATATATTTACAATATAATAATGAATTTTTACAAAGAACATCTTCTCCAGCTAGATAGGTACATTTTGCAGTCATCTTTCTAATAAAAGCTTCTTCGCTTTGTTCATAATCAACCATTTCATGAATATTCCAAGGTAAAATTCTTCCATCAGCTTTTCTTTTTATCCATGAAAATTTCTTGTGATAATCATTTAGTGGTCCTATATAATAAGGGATTCTAAACTCAATAATAGAAAGCAATTTATCAATTATTGTTAATCCATCACCATCTTTTTCCTTTAAAAAAGTATGGAAATTAGACATATTTTCTAGTAACTCTTTTAATTCATGTCTATATACTTGATAAGGAATAACTCCATTATCTGTGTGTATTTGCTTTGGCATAAACTCATTTTTCAACTCTAGTCTAGACATTAAATCATCAAACTTAGCCTTATCTTCATCAAGAACATCTATATTCTTTAACATCTTCTGAATGTATTTGCAAAATTTTTCATTATCAGTCTTTTGATATTCTACTTCTTTTTCATTAGTTGTTTTATTTTTAACAGACTTAAAATTCCCAGAATAGGCTACATAATTATCAAGATCTTTCGCAGATGCTCTGAAAATTTCATAATATTTTTTTGGTATATATTTTTTTACAAGACTTTTTAAAAGCGCTAAATCTTTTTTATGTTTTTTATACATTTCAACTTTTGCTTCGGAAATAAATTCTTTTTCTTTTAAAATATTAGAAAGCACTGACCAATCATAAATCGCTTTGATTCTAGTAACTAAATCGAAATCTATATCTTCTAAAACTTCACTTAAAGAAGCTAATTTTTCATCAAAATCCGAGTCTGCAAATGATATAGTATTATTCTCAATATCATCATAAATATTATTATCGCATAAATCAGATAATTTTATCTTAGCTCCAGTAATTGCCTTTATTATTGTTTCTTCACTTTTATCCAATTTTTTCTTGTTGCTAAAAGCCAATTCTTTTATTTGCTTTTGCTTCTCTTTCATTCCTATCTTCTTTTTCAGAATTTTACCTAATTCATCTTTAATCTCATCTGTCCAGTTAGACTCGACTTCATTTTCTGAAAAAAAGTCTTTAAAAGAAGAATAGACGTTATCAAATAGTATTACATTTTTAATATCATTTTTATCTACTTCAATTAAAAAATGTCCTCTATTTGATAAGATGTATGAAACTGCTAGATATACTAATCTAATATCTTTAGATTCAGTCGTATTAATCAAATCCATAATTAGATGATGAATAGTAGGATAATCTTTATGGTAAGATTTATCATTAATTTTTATGTCATCAAACAATGAATATCTTGTGTCTACAGTCTTATCTATTCTGTGAAGAGCACTCTCATCTAGCCTTTTAAAAAAATCCTCATCCACTTTTGCAATTTCTTTTGCAAATAGTTCTCTTGCAAGCTGTATTCTCTGTTTTTTTCTTTGAAGTCGTCTTCTAGAAGCTCGAAAAATTCTTCTTTCAGCAGATTGTTTTCCTTCTTCAAAAACATGGCTACCCCACATAGCCTTCTTATTGAATTTCTTTATAACATAATTCTCATCAGTAACTGCATAACCTACAGAATTGCTACCAATATCTAATCCCAAATAATACCCCGTTTGCATCTTGACTTCACCTCTTATTATATGGTATTGTTTTGCTATAGGATGATTACCCTATAGAATTACACTACGAGTTCAAATAAAAATTTATTCAAATCGTTCGGTTTACCGTTCCGCACAGTGTGTGCATCTCGAAGTCTGCTTTGCAGGCTTTTTGTTTTGCAATATTTACCAGTTCTTATGATACTATTGTCTCATATACTTGAATAATTATCCATATTAAAATCCCACTATAAATAAACTAAAAATTATTAATTCATACTTATAACTTATATTCCGCTATTTCTATCCATCCTAAACTATCTTTTTCATTTTTATTTATAATAGTTCTTTCAAACTTATACTCATGCTTATTTATAATTATCTCTAGGTAGCAGAGAAATATACCCATATCAAGCGAATTGTAATAAGGTAACTTTACAAAGGGAATAAAGGATTTTACTTTTGTATTTCTATAAATCTTAATTTTATTATCATCAAATGAAGCTCTCCAAGGCTGAGAGTTACAGGCGCTAGGTGCATATCTTACTAGGTTTAGTATTTCCTTATCAAAATCCCCACTAAATAATTCAGCTTCAGATTTTCTCTTGCAGTTTGAAAAATCTGTT is part of the Acetoanaerobium noterae genome and harbors:
- the cas9 gene encoding type II CRISPR RNA-guided endonuclease Cas9 (Cas9, originally named Csn1, is the large, multifunctional signature protein of type II CRISPR/Cas systems. It is well known even to general audiences because its RNA-guided endonuclease activity has made it a popular tool for custom editing of eukaryotic genomes.) — protein: MQTGYYLGLDIGSNSVGYAVTDENYVIKKFNKKAMWGSHVFEEGKQSAERRIFRASRRRLQRKKQRIQLARELFAKEIAKVDEDFFKRLDESALHRIDKTVDTRYSLFDDIKINDKSYHKDYPTIHHLIMDLINTTESKDIRLVYLAVSYILSNRGHFLIEVDKNDIKNVILFDNVYSSFKDFFSENEVESNWTDEIKDELGKILKKKIGMKEKQKQIKELAFSNKKKLDKSEETIIKAITGAKIKLSDLCDNNIYDDIENNTISFADSDFDEKLASLSEVLEDIDFDLVTRIKAIYDWSVLSNILKEKEFISEAKVEMYKKHKKDLALLKSLVKKYIPKKYYEIFRASAKDLDNYVAYSGNFKSVKNKTTNEKEVEYQKTDNEKFCKYIQKMLKNIDVLDEDKAKFDDLMSRLELKNEFMPKQIHTDNGVIPYQVYRHELKELLENMSNFHTFLKEKDGDGLTIIDKLLSIIEFRIPYYIGPLNDYHKKFSWIKRKADGRILPWNIHEMVDYEQSEEAFIRKMTAKCTYLAGEDVLCKNSLLYCKYMVLNEINNIKISDYPITIECKQHLYKDLFENSQKKITKKRLKDWLVSNNYMQAHDEVRGIDDDIKSSLSSYHKFRKLLTQGILNEAQVENIISRISFTTDKKRLQEYLKTEYPSLIEEDIKYIANMKFKDYGRLSYKLLSGVQATIPETGEYVTLVGALWNTNYNLMQLLSQQFNFYKQIELHNKEYYEQYPTNINTMLEEMYISNAVKRPIYRTLDIVKEIKSIMKNEPIKIFIEMARGEQEKKRTKSRKQQIKDLYDSLDGELKEQNKEIISKLDNEPDDRLKSERYFLYYMQLGRCMYTGEKIDLSKLMDNTYDIDHIYPQSKVKDDSVHNNKVLVLSNANRLKGDIYPINQDIQNARKGFWTMLESKNLITKEKLYRLTRMTGFADEELAGFINRQLVETRQSTKAVARILENIFPNSEIVYVKAGLVSEFRHQFDMLKSREINDLHHAKDAYLNIVIGNVYNVKFTKNPLNFIKSKEKYSINIKEKNGLLSRDIKRNGEVAWIADGTTISQVKKTMSKNNINYVRYAFCRKGGFFDQNPLKAPHKENALIPRKKHLPTDIYGGYSDTTASFFTLVKHTEKGKQCISIKPVELLYADKFINDDEFAVEYCKLKLGLNNPELINNRKIIKINAILELDGFRANIASKSHGGDRIVLTSSIPLVVSPIYEKYIKRITSIIEKSSKNRTELKINENFDKITKEQNIELYEEIFNKCNQNIFTKLSAYSTLKSILVEGLEKFKVANLEEQSKILLELVKYFKTGRKDTCDLKSIGGSKNTGKIYINSKINGTKFSCIEIIDQSPTGLFEKKSGNLLEL